A portion of the Stegostoma tigrinum isolate sSteTig4 chromosome 44, sSteTig4.hap1, whole genome shotgun sequence genome contains these proteins:
- the LOC132207138 gene encoding histone H1-like: MSDSAAAETAPPASASTKPKAPKKKKAAAPRKKPAGPGLGERIVKIVGENSDRKGTSLVAIKKALQRSGVNVEKQNAQIRMATKRCLAKGSLVLVKGQGVSGSFKLAKNPVTAKVGKKARPAAAVKKTTAKKVAAKKSPAKKATGKKAGGKKAATPKKAAKKAAPKKKTPVKKVIKTKSPKAAKPAPKSRKPKAKPKAKVTKKAAKK, translated from the coding sequence ATGAGCGACAGTGCAGCCGCCGAAACGGCTCCTCCAGCCTCCGCCAGCACCAAACCCAAGGCTCCCAAGAAGAAGAAGGCGGCGGCTCCCAGGAAGAAACCAGCCGGTCCCGGGTTGGGCGAGCGGATTGTGAAGATTGTCGGGGAGAACAGCGATCGGAAGGGAACGTCTCTGGTCGCTATAAAGAAGGCGCTGCAGAGAAGCGGGGTCAATGTGGAGAAGCAAAATGCACAGATCAGGATGGCTACCAAGAGGTGCCTGGCGAAAGGCTCCCTGGTTCTGGTGAAGGGCCAGGGCGTCTCCGGCTCCTTCAAACTCGCAAAGAATCCAGTCACGGCAAAAGTGGGAAAGAAGGCGAGACCAGCAGCAGCCGTGAAGAAAACAACGGCCAAGAAGGTGGCAGCGAAGAAATCCCCAGCCAAGAAAGCAACAGGCAAGAAAGCGGGCGGCAAGAAGGCAGCAACGCCAAAGAAAGCGGCGAAGAAAGCAGCGCCGAAGAAAAAGACTCCCGTGAAGAAGGTGATAAAGACCAAGAGCCCCAAGGCTGCAAAGCCGGCCCCGAAATCGAGGAAACCGAAGGCCAAGCCCAAAGCGAAAgtgaccaagaaagcagcaaagaaatga